Proteins encoded together in one Halorubellus sp. JP-L1 window:
- a CDS encoding V-type ATP synthase subunit F, with protein MSQEIAVIGSPDFTTGFRLAGVRKFHNVESEDADALDDAVREVARDEDVGIVVMHDDDVALLSREPRSIVDTSIEPTFVTLGGGAGSSGLRDQIKRAIGIDLMDED; from the coding sequence ATGAGTCAGGAGATCGCCGTCATCGGGAGTCCGGACTTCACCACCGGCTTCAGGCTCGCTGGCGTCCGGAAGTTCCACAACGTGGAGAGCGAGGACGCCGATGCGCTGGACGACGCCGTTCGCGAGGTCGCTCGCGACGAGGACGTCGGGATCGTCGTGATGCACGACGACGACGTGGCGCTGTTGTCGCGGGAGCCGCGGAGTATCGTGGATACGAGCATCGAACCGACGTTCGTGACGCTCGGCGGCGGTGCGGGGTCGAGCGGACTGCGCGATCAGATCAAGCGAGCGATCGGTATCGACCTGATGGACGAGGACTAA
- a CDS encoding V-type ATP synthase subunit C gives MSSAQGANPEYVNARIRARRAKLFDDEDYRKLVRMGPGEISRYMEESEYETEMNALGSRYSGVDLIEYALNRNLAENFEDVLDWAGGRLYDQIAAYLRKFDVWNVKTVLRGLYSGASREEIESDLIRAGEFDERFLDRLLEAQSIEGVVELLDGTIFEDGMRAAFPEYEETDVLVPLENAVDRAFYEHLLDEIGSYEPDSPLALYAEFMQAEIDFRNARNALRLARSGTDLDPEAYFIEGGVLFSRGELSGLVSNRSELVARIRESEYGDDIGPALAELEDADSLIGFERALDAALQEYADSLSHVHPISISPVLAYVIAKEREVDNIRAIARGREAGLDEDEIEQELVTI, from the coding sequence ATGAGCAGCGCACAGGGAGCCAATCCGGAGTACGTGAACGCGCGGATCCGGGCCCGCCGTGCGAAGCTCTTCGACGACGAGGACTACCGGAAGCTCGTTCGGATGGGTCCGGGCGAGATCTCCCGGTACATGGAGGAGTCCGAGTACGAGACGGAGATGAACGCGCTCGGGTCGCGCTACAGTGGCGTGGACCTCATCGAGTACGCGCTGAACCGGAATCTCGCGGAGAACTTCGAGGACGTCCTGGACTGGGCCGGCGGTCGGCTCTACGATCAGATCGCGGCGTACCTCCGGAAGTTCGACGTCTGGAACGTGAAGACGGTGCTTCGCGGCCTGTACTCGGGTGCGTCGCGCGAGGAGATCGAGTCCGACCTGATCCGGGCCGGCGAGTTCGACGAGCGCTTCCTCGACCGGCTCCTGGAGGCCCAGTCCATCGAGGGCGTCGTCGAACTGCTCGACGGCACCATCTTCGAGGACGGCATGCGGGCGGCGTTCCCAGAGTACGAGGAGACGGACGTCCTCGTCCCTCTGGAGAACGCGGTCGACCGCGCGTTCTACGAGCACTTGCTCGACGAGATCGGCTCGTACGAGCCCGACAGTCCGCTCGCGCTGTACGCGGAGTTCATGCAGGCCGAGATCGACTTCCGGAACGCGCGGAACGCGCTCCGGCTCGCGCGCAGCGGTACCGACCTCGACCCCGAGGCGTACTTCATCGAGGGCGGCGTGCTGTTCTCGCGCGGCGAGCTCTCCGGGCTCGTGTCGAACCGGAGCGAGCTCGTCGCCCGCATCCGCGAGAGCGAGTACGGCGACGACATCGGGCCGGCGCTCGCGGAGCTCGAGGACGCGGATAGCCTCATCGGCTTCGAGCGTGCGCTGGACGCGGCGCTCCAGGAGTACGCGGACAGTCTCTCGCACGTCCACCCGATATCGATCTCGCCGGTGCTGGCGTACGTCATCGCGAAGGAGCGCGAAGTGGACAACATCCGTGCGATCGCGCGCGGCCGAGAGGCTGGACTGGACGAGGACGAGATCGAACAGGAGCTGGTCACGATATGA
- a CDS encoding V-type ATP synthase subunit E, producing MSLDTVVEDIRDEARARAEEIRADGDERADEIVEQAETDAEETIEEAERAAERTVEQEREQKLSSAKLEAKQMRLEARRDVLQDVRERVESELATMEGEQRTELTTALLDAASVEFDDGAAVSVYGREDDQELLEDVVADYDGYAVAGTHECLGGVVVEAEESRVRVNNTFDSLLEDVWEDNLKEISNQLFEEEE from the coding sequence ATGAGTCTGGATACAGTCGTTGAGGACATCCGGGACGAAGCCCGCGCGCGTGCGGAAGAGATACGAGCGGACGGCGACGAACGAGCCGACGAGATCGTCGAGCAGGCCGAGACGGACGCCGAGGAGACGATCGAGGAGGCAGAGCGCGCGGCGGAGCGAACGGTCGAACAGGAGCGAGAACAGAAGCTCTCCAGCGCGAAGCTCGAGGCCAAGCAGATGCGTCTCGAGGCGCGACGGGACGTCCTCCAGGACGTCCGCGAGCGCGTCGAGTCCGAGCTCGCGACGATGGAGGGCGAGCAGCGCACGGAGCTCACGACCGCGTTGCTGGACGCGGCGAGCGTCGAGTTCGACGACGGAGCGGCCGTGAGCGTCTACGGTCGCGAGGACGACCAGGAGCTCCTCGAGGACGTCGTCGCGGACTACGACGGCTACGCCGTCGCCGGCACGCACGAGTGCCTCGGTGGCGTGGTCGTGGAAGCCGAGGAGAGTCGGGTTCGCGTGAACAACACGTTCGATTCGCTCCTCGAGGACGTCTGGGAGGACAACCTCAAGGAGATCAGTAACCAACTGTTCGAAGAGGAAGAATGA